In the genome of Aspergillus luchuensis IFO 4308 DNA, chromosome 2, nearly complete sequence, one region contains:
- the TAF5 gene encoding putative transcription initiation factor TFIID subunit (COG:K;~EggNog:ENOG410PFWW;~InterPro:IPR037783,IPR036322,IPR019775,IPR015943, IPR007582,IPR001680,IPR020472,IPR037264,IPR006594, IPR017986;~PFAM:PF00400,PF08513,PF04494;~go_function: GO:0005515 - protein binding [Evidence IEA]) gives MSAPGGAPSPAPRSGSMGPGGGMSMPPQQPMTNAGPVTPGPPAPPPPPPGGPMSQQNLNQIVIDYLAKKGYSRTEAMLRIESAHQEIDGRPPMPPLGEDARPKYRMGFDLLKVWVEDNLDLYKPELRRVLWPLFVYTFINMVSSFKPQDAKQFFDLNKNLFLPEHTEDVRALEPISLPEHVQANSTAKLYRTNKYRLVLSNPAFSNLMQFLESKQKEGGSDMTAILSSYCTIITKERTADDRFSFAAMLGQTDGQTFPSEDEGIPGHHPGSAYTGDNPNMAGTLPRLKLGKLPLEQALETDVRGELADEDAKNPPGPGQNTLIQEFDQMIKKEEDEEAPTRADIPYPPSTARDVAIEIQKVKENRDRFRIEGRTGGVGPAVSVCMFTFHNTYDGINCLDFSDDLMLVAAGMQESYIRVWSMDGKKIQSTYDNVDDTPPSNSRRLIGHSGPVYSVAFAPSITKTDNAVAPTNARWLLSSSADKTIRLWSLDLWQCMVVYKGHDQPVWDLQWGPYGHYFVSGGHDKTARLWVTDHIRQQRIFVGHDQDVDCICFHPNSAYVFTGSSDHTVRMWAVTTGNAVRMFTGHTGNITALACSRDGKLLASADDQGSILLWDLAPGRLLKRMRGHGKGGIWSLSWSVESTVLVSGGADGTVRVWDVTGPAQDPSQGRVVGEGGAGTKVDGSNQPAPSTTQTSSAVAPGMGKKKGKDVVVTPDQISAFPTKKSPVYKVKFTIMNLIIAGGAYLP, from the exons CTCAATCAAATA GTCATCGATTATCTTGCGAAGAAGGGCTATAGTCGTACGGAGGCTATGCTACGTATTGAGTCGGCACATCAAGAAATCGATGGCCGTCCTCCTATGCCCCCTCTTGGCGAAGATGCACGACCCAAGTACAGGATGGGATTTG ACTTGCTCAAGGTTTGGGTTGAAGACAACTTGGATCTTTATAAG CCTGAACTGAGACGTGTCCTCTGGCCGCTATTCGTGTACACCTTCATCAACATGGTGTCTTCTTTCAAGCCGCAGGATGCCAAGCAGTTCTTTGATCTGAACAAGAACCTCTTCTTGCCTGAGCACACAGAAGATGTGCGGGCTTTGGAGCCAATCAGCTTGCCAGAGCATGTGCAAGCTAATTCAACCGCCAAGTTATATCGTACAAACAAGTACCGTTTGGTTCTCAGCAACCCCGCCTTTTCGAACCTCATGCAGTTCCTGGAAAGCAAGCAGAAAGAGGGTGGCTCAGATATGACTGCCATCCTAAGCAGTTATTGTACTATCATCACCAAAGAGCGTACCGCGGACGATAGATTTAGTTTTGCTGCGATGCTGGGTCAAACAGACGGTCAGACATTCCCCAGTGAAGATGAAGGCATTCCTGGGCACCACCCTGGCTCTGCATACACCGGAGACAACCCGAACATGGCGGGAACTCTACCCAGGCTTAAGCTAGGAAAGCTCCCTCTGGAGCAAGCCCTCGAGACAGATGTTAGGGGCGAGCtggcggatgaggatgcgaAGAACCCTCCAGGCCCAGGTCAGAACACTCTGATCCAAGAGTTTGACCAGAtgatcaagaaggaagaggatgaagaagctccaACTCGTGCTGATATCCCCTATCCTCCGTCAACTGCTCGAGATGTGGCTATAGAGATTCAGAAGGTTAAGGAGAACCGCGACAGGTTCAGGATTGAGGGCAGAACTGGTGGCGTGGGTCCCGCTGTGAGCGTCTGCATGTTCACCTTCCACAACACTTATGATGG AATCAACTGTTTGGACTTTTCGGATGATCTTATGCTTGTCGCAGCTGGTATGCAAGAGTCATACATCCGGGTCTGGAGCATGGATGGCAAGAAAATCCAATCGACCTACGACAATGTGGATGATACTCCACCTTCGAACTCCCGTCGTCTAATCGGTCACTCCGGACCGGTCTATTCAGTGGCATTTGCACCATCGATTACCAAGACGGACAATGCTGTCGCCCCGACGAACGCTCGCTGGCTGCTTTCGTCGTCTGCAGATAAGACCATCCGTCTCTGGTCCTTAGACCTTTGGCAGTGCATGGTGGTCTACAAGGGCCATGACCAGCCGGTTTGGGACCTTCAGTGGGGCCCCTACGGCCATTACTTCGTTTCTGGCGGACACGACAAGACTGCCCGCCTGTGGGTTACGGATCACATCCGCCAACAGCGCATCTTTGTCGGTCACGACCAAGATGTTGACTGCATCTGCTTCCACCCCAACTCGGCGTACGTCTTCACCGGTAGCTCCGACCACACGGTCCGCATGTGGGCCGTTACCACGGGAAATGCAGTCCGGATGTTCACCGGACACACTGGCAACATTACTGCTTTGGCATGCAGCCGCGATGGAAAGCTCCTCGCATCCGCAGATGACCAAGGATCCATCCTACTGTGGGACCTGGCTCCTGGCCGACTACTGAAGCGCATGCGTGGTCACGGAAAGGGCGGAATTTGGTCCCTGAGCTGGAGCGTCGAGTCAACCGTCCTAGTCtccggtggtgctgatggcaCTGTCCGCGTGTGGGATGTGACGGGCCCGGCTCAGGATCCCTCCCAGGGCCGTGTCGTCGGCGAGGGCGGCGCCGGCACCAAGGTCGACGGCAGCAACCAGCCAGCACCCAGCACTACGCAAACCTCAAGTGCGGTCGCCCCGGGTatgggcaagaagaagggcaaggatgTCGTGGTGACGCCCGACCAGATCAGCGCTTTTCCTACGAAGAAGAGCCCGGTCTACAAGGTGAAGTTTACGATTATGAATTTGATCATTGCCGGGGGCGCCTATCTTCCTTGA
- the ppe1 gene encoding putative ribosomal protein/carboxylic ester hydrolase (Ppe1) (BUSCO:EOG09264E5J;~COG:S;~EggNog:ENOG410PI68;~InterPro:IPR016812,IPR000073,IPR029058;~MEROPS:MER0036069;~PFAM:PF12697,PF00561;~go_function: GO:0051723 - protein methylesterase activity [Evidence IEA];~go_process: GO:0006482 - protein demethylation [Evidence IEA]) yields the protein MSELQKSFAKSRLAKLPLQPPTGPSMQPLDEEVSHDDDSSSTSSTGTIVPSPSRQLFARPGRGSVQQTTLPWTDYFTQELYLTQIDTPNNTKITHHVYLTPPADSSSPLFVMHHGAGSSGLSFAACAGEIRKIIPKAGILSIDARDHGSTAVTHASDEDGGEGIELDLSLETLNRDLVFVVRETQSRMGWESLPDLVLVGHSLGGAVITDVARQGELGSKVLAYAVLDVVEGSAMDALQSMETYLMTRPSRFPSITSGIEWHTRSRTIRNKTSARVSVPSLLYEDPNSPDPTKPWIWRTNLSATKPFWENWFVGLSRKFLDARGGKLLLLAGTDRLDKELMIGQMQGKYQLQVLPEAGHFIQEDQPAKTAQILVDFYKRNDRSALVLPPKVADLQASAAMKKGAGIGAGAGAGASAGGLFKKI from the exons ATGAGCGAGCTGCAAAAATCTTTTGCCAAGTCCAGACTGGCCAAGCTGCCTCTCCAACCGCCAACCGGGCCGTCCATGCAACCcctcgacgaggaggtcAGTCACGACGATgactcttcctcaacctcatcaaCAGGGACAATAGTTCCCTCACCCAGCAGACAACTGTTCGCAAGGCCAGGACGCGG ATCCGTCCAACAAACAACCCTCCCCTGGACAGACTACTTCACCCAGGAGCTCTATCTCACACAAATAGACACACCCAACAACACTAAGATCACTCACCATGTCTACCTcacaccaccagcagactCCTCCAGTCCTCTCTTCGTCATGCACCACGGCGCCGGCTCATCCGGTTTATCATTCGCCGCATGCGCCGGCGAGATCCGCAAAATCATCCCCAAAGCCGGCATCTTGTCCATAGATGCACGCGATCACGGCAGCACGGCAGTTACCCACGCCTCAGACGAGGACGGGGGCGAGGGCATCGAGCTAGATCTAAGCCTCGAGACGCTCAACCGGGACCTCGTCTTCGTGGTCCGCGAAACCCAGTCCCGAATGGGCTGGGAGAGTCTCCCCGATCTGGTCCTTGTCGGCCATAGTCTAGGTGGTGCGGTGATCACCGATGTAGCCAGACAGGGCGAGCTGGGAAGTAAAGTACTAGCATATGCAGTTTTGGATGTTGTAGAGG GATCCGCCATGGATGCCCTTCAAAGCATGGAAACCTATCTCATGACCCGCCCATCGCgcttcccatccatcacttCAGGGATAGAATGGCA CACCCGCTCGCGCACAATCCGCAACAAAACCTCCGCCCGCGTCTCcgtcccctccctcctttaCGAAGATCCCAACTCACCCGACCCCACCAAACCCTGGATCTGGCGGACTAATCTCTCCGCCACAAAACCCTTCTGGGAGAACTGGTTCGTCGGTCTAAGTCGCAAGTTCCTCGATGCTCGTGGTGGGAAGTTACTCCTCCTAGCGGGGACAGATCGTCTCGATAAGGAGTTGATGATTGGGCAGATGCAGG GTAAATACCAACTACAAGTCCTGCCGGAAGCAGGCCATTTCATTCAGGAAGATCAACCGGCCAAGACGGCGCAGATTTTGGTAGACTTTTATAAGAGAAATGACCGCAGTGCCTTGGTTTTGCCGCCTAAGGTGGCGGATTTGCAGGCTTCGgcggcgatgaagaagggggcTGGgattggtgctggtgctggtgctggtgctagTGCTGGGGGATTGTTTAAGAAGATATAa